From the Natrarchaeobaculum aegyptiacum genome, one window contains:
- the tgtA gene encoding tRNA guanosine(15) transglycosylase TgtA — MREHFEIRDTDAAGRIGELTVPRAGTTVETPALLPVINPNLDTISPRRLADEFGAEILITNSYIIHGTEDVRERALSEGLHEMLDFPGAIMTDSGSFQLSEYGEISVTTEEILEFQHAIGSDIGTPVDIPTPPDVSREQAEAELETTQERLELAETVETGDMLVTAPVQGSTYPDLREKAARHADATALDVFPVGAVVPLMNDYRYDDMVDAVAAAKRGLGGDAPVHLFGAGHPMMFALGVALGCDLFDSAAYALYARDDRYLTVRGTRHLEDLDYLPCSCPVCTEFSPDELRALDDQRRETELAAHNLHVTFEELRRIKQAIREGNLLELVDQRARAHPTMLDGYRTLLEYTDQLEADDPVSKGSFFSTSHESARRPEVARHHDRLERLSVPDSLFLTEGSPTRSDEFDACWRVEPPFGPFPRALSKTYPLTAEVPDRTDRAALEAAADGVTRLAEANPGTEITLGHRDWPAAVLATLPDGVSLVDLTGE; from the coding sequence ATGCGCGAGCACTTCGAGATCCGGGACACCGACGCCGCCGGCCGAATCGGCGAGCTCACCGTCCCTCGAGCCGGGACCACCGTCGAGACGCCGGCGCTGTTGCCCGTGATCAATCCGAACCTCGATACGATCAGCCCGCGGCGGCTCGCCGACGAGTTCGGCGCCGAGATCCTCATCACCAACTCCTACATCATCCACGGCACCGAGGACGTCCGCGAGCGCGCGCTCTCGGAGGGGCTCCACGAGATGCTCGACTTCCCGGGGGCGATCATGACCGACTCCGGCTCCTTCCAGCTCTCGGAGTACGGCGAGATCAGCGTCACGACCGAGGAGATCCTCGAGTTCCAGCACGCGATCGGCTCGGACATCGGAACGCCCGTCGACATCCCGACCCCGCCGGACGTCTCCCGCGAACAGGCCGAGGCCGAACTCGAGACCACGCAGGAGCGGCTCGAACTCGCCGAAACCGTCGAGACTGGCGACATGCTGGTTACTGCGCCTGTCCAGGGATCGACCTACCCCGACCTGCGTGAGAAAGCGGCCAGACACGCCGACGCGACCGCACTCGACGTCTTCCCCGTCGGTGCGGTCGTCCCGCTGATGAACGACTACCGCTACGACGACATGGTCGACGCCGTCGCCGCCGCGAAACGCGGGCTCGGTGGCGACGCCCCAGTTCACCTCTTCGGCGCGGGCCATCCCATGATGTTCGCGCTGGGCGTCGCGCTGGGCTGTGACCTCTTCGATTCCGCGGCCTACGCGCTGTACGCTCGCGACGACCGCTACCTGACGGTCCGGGGGACCCGTCACCTCGAGGACCTCGACTATCTCCCCTGCTCGTGTCCCGTCTGTACGGAGTTCTCACCCGACGAACTCCGGGCGCTCGACGACCAGCGCCGCGAGACGGAACTCGCCGCACACAACCTCCACGTCACGTTCGAGGAACTGCGCCGCATCAAACAGGCCATTCGCGAGGGGAACCTCCTCGAACTGGTCGACCAGCGCGCCCGTGCGCACCCGACGATGCTCGACGGCTACCGCACGCTGCTCGAGTATACCGATCAGCTCGAGGCCGACGACCCGGTCTCGAAGGGCTCGTTCTTTTCTACCTCTCACGAAAGTGCGCGTCGTCCGGAAGTAGCCCGCCACCACGACCGACTCGAGCGGCTCTCGGTGCCCGACTCGCTGTTTCTCACCGAAGGGAGCCCCACCCGAAGCGACGAGTTCGACGCCTGCTGGCGGGTCGAGCCGCCGTTTGGCCCCTTCCCGAGGGCGCTCTCGAAGACCTATCCGCTCACCGCCGAAGTTCCCGACCGGACCGACCGCGCGGCTCTCGAGGCGGCTGCCGACGGCGTCACGCGGCTGGCCGAGGCGAATCCGGGGACGGAGATCACCCTCGGTCACCGTGACTGGCCTGCGGCGGTGCTCGCGACTCTGCCCGACGGGGTGTCGCTGGTCGACCTGACTGGTGAGTGA
- a CDS encoding NUDIX hydrolase, with protein sequence MPADPLAWDTLESTTSYTCPGFDVVTDTVSLPDGAETEFDYLSEPASVCVLPFTPDGDVVCIDEWRQAVSRVNRGLPVGGTEPDDADLEAAAQRELAEETGHEADRLERLVTVEPANGIADSIMHFFVAHGCRPTADQQLDHNETIRVQPMAFDDLLEAVRAGEIRDGRTVLAVSYYRLLESSE encoded by the coding sequence ATGCCAGCTGATCCGCTCGCCTGGGACACCCTCGAGTCGACAACCTCCTACACCTGCCCCGGCTTCGACGTCGTCACCGACACCGTCTCGTTGCCAGACGGCGCCGAAACCGAGTTCGACTACCTCTCTGAACCTGCGAGCGTCTGCGTCCTGCCGTTTACACCCGACGGCGACGTCGTCTGCATCGACGAGTGGCGACAGGCCGTCTCCCGGGTCAACCGCGGCCTCCCCGTCGGCGGCACCGAACCCGACGACGCCGACCTCGAGGCCGCCGCCCAGCGCGAACTCGCCGAAGAGACCGGCCACGAAGCCGACCGACTCGAGCGGCTCGTGACCGTCGAACCGGCCAACGGAATCGCCGATTCGATCATGCACTTCTTCGTCGCCCACGGCTGTCGCCCCACGGCCGACCAGCAACTCGACCACAACGAGACCATCCGCGTGCAGCCGATGGCCTTCGACGACCTCCTCGAAGCGGTCAGAGCGGGCGAGATTCGCGACGGCCGGACGGTACTCGCCGTCTCTTACTACCGGTTGCTCGAGTCGTCCGAGTGA
- a CDS encoding PadR family transcriptional regulator: MDQLTGFQRDLLYVIAGKDRPSGQEILDDINRYVDQPVTHGRLYPNLDSLVEMELVEKGQLDRRTNYYALTPKGRRELERRQQWVDQYVDV, from the coding sequence ATGGATCAGCTGACCGGATTCCAACGCGACCTGCTGTACGTCATCGCTGGCAAAGATCGTCCCTCGGGACAGGAGATTCTCGACGACATCAACCGTTACGTCGACCAGCCGGTCACTCACGGCCGGTTGTATCCGAATCTCGACTCGCTCGTCGAGATGGAACTCGTCGAGAAAGGACAGCTCGACCGTCGGACGAACTACTACGCGCTGACGCCGAAAGGGAGACGTGAACTGGAACGTCGACAGCAGTGGGTCGACCAGTACGTCGACGTCTAG
- a CDS encoding DUF4397 domain-containing protein, which translates to MTISRRTTIKTLGVVGAGSAFSGTVLAQTADEDQPGDETEEPEIGGFRVAHFSPDAPDVDVYVDEQHVLADVAYDDVSPYLEIASGSYQVTITAAGDEDAVVFEGTLVVDGGYYTAAAIGELGEMDLETDEDEPEADDEDDPAMDDDPFDEDEDVEDDPEEGTFEVFLLVDREPEDVQDGTADLRFFHASPGAPNVDIVDEDDGRTLVEDAEFAVPTGYRAIEPGDRTIGVYPAGEAEAEDEADDEFETEDEADDEFETEDEDEVDFDADEDVIEPEDPVAEADVEFDEGLAYTVFAIGYLEDDEEAEDDEMAPDDDTGLEDDEDDRPFEVRPLVDGTREDEEDDVEPEEDQLEPEEEELEEEEIDDEPEEVEPDDEPVDEEPAEEPVEEPEPEPEPEDEPPVEDEPEDPPAADD; encoded by the coding sequence ATGACGATATCACGACGAACGACGATCAAAACGCTCGGCGTCGTCGGTGCCGGAAGCGCGTTTTCCGGGACCGTACTGGCACAGACCGCAGACGAGGACCAACCGGGCGACGAGACCGAGGAACCGGAAATCGGTGGCTTCCGCGTGGCTCACTTCTCGCCGGACGCACCGGACGTCGACGTCTACGTCGACGAACAGCACGTTCTCGCGGACGTCGCTTACGACGACGTTTCGCCGTACCTCGAGATCGCGTCCGGCTCCTACCAGGTGACGATCACGGCGGCCGGCGACGAAGATGCCGTCGTCTTCGAGGGGACGCTCGTCGTCGACGGCGGCTACTACACCGCCGCTGCGATCGGCGAACTCGGTGAGATGGACCTCGAGACTGACGAGGACGAGCCGGAGGCCGACGACGAGGACGATCCGGCAATGGACGACGACCCATTCGACGAAGATGAGGACGTCGAAGACGATCCCGAGGAGGGGACCTTCGAAGTCTTCTTGCTCGTCGATCGGGAACCGGAGGACGTCCAGGACGGGACCGCAGACCTTCGATTCTTCCACGCGTCTCCCGGCGCTCCGAACGTCGACATCGTCGACGAAGACGACGGTCGAACGCTCGTCGAGGACGCCGAGTTTGCCGTTCCCACGGGCTACCGCGCGATCGAGCCCGGCGACCGCACGATCGGCGTCTACCCGGCCGGAGAGGCTGAGGCCGAAGACGAAGCCGACGACGAGTTCGAGACCGAAGACGAAGCCGACGACGAGTTCGAGACCGAAGACGAAGACGAGGTCGACTTCGACGCCGACGAGGACGTGATCGAACCGGAAGATCCCGTCGCCGAAGCCGACGTCGAGTTCGACGAGGGCCTGGCCTACACGGTGTTCGCGATCGGCTACCTCGAGGACGACGAGGAGGCCGAAGACGACGAGATGGCTCCCGACGACGATACGGGACTCGAGGACGACGAGGACGACCGCCCGTTCGAAGTCAGGCCTCTCGTCGACGGCACGCGGGAGGACGAAGAAGACGACGTCGAACCCGAGGAGGATCAGCTCGAGCCGGAAGAAGAGGAGCTCGAAGAGGAAGAAATCGACGACGAACCCGAGGAAGTCGAGCCGGACGACGAACCGGTGGACGAAGAGCCCGCCGAGGAACCGGTGGAGGAGCCCGAGCCCGAGCCCGAGCCCGAAGACGAACCGCCGGTCGAAGACGAGCCGGAGGACCCGCCAGCCGCGGACGACTAA